The Schizosaccharomyces pombe strain 972h- genome assembly, chromosome: I genome contains a region encoding:
- the rfc3 gene encoding DNA replication factor C complex subunit Rfc3, with product MSIEKGKGRAMDIDLPLGSESTLPWVEKYRPANLEDVVSHKDIISTLEKFISSNRVPHMLFYGPPGTGKTSTILACARKIYGPNYRNQLMELNASDDRGIDAVREQIKNFASTRQIFASTFKMIILDEADAMTLAAQNALRRVIEKYTKNVRFCIICNYINKISPAIQSRCTRFRFQPLPPKEIEKTVDHVIQSEHCNIDPDAKMAVLRLSKGDMRKALNILQACHAAYDHIDVSAIYNCVGHPHPSDIDYFLKSIMNDEFVIAFNTISSIKQQKGLALQDILTCIFEALDELEIKPNAKIFILDQLATIEHRMSFGCSEKIQLSAMIASIKTGVDLAAKVN from the exons ATGTCTATCGAAAAAGGTAAAGGGCGTGCAATGGACATTGACCTTCCTTTGGGAAGTGAGAGTACGCTCCCATG GGTGGAAAAGTACCGACCAGCTAATTTAGAGGATGTGGTTTCTCACAAAGATATCATATCTACGC ttgaaaaattcattagTTCAAATAGAGTCCCTCATATGCTGTTTTATGGGCCACCTGGCACAGGCAAAACCTCTACAATTCTTGCGTGTGCTCGAAAAATTTATGGACCAAATTACAGAAATCAGTTGATGGAGTTAAATGCAAGCGATGATCGTGGTATCGATGCCGTGAGGGaacaaatcaaaaattttgccAGCACCCGGCAAATCTTTGC ATCTACTTTCAAAATGATTATATTAGATGAAGCCGATGCCATGACTTTGGCGGCTCAAAATGCTTTACGAAGAG taattgaaaaatatactaAGAACGTTCGTTTTTGCATTATCTGTAACTATATCAACAAAATATCTCCTGCTATTCAATCTAGATGTACCAGGTTTCGCTTCCAGCCTTTACCGCCCAAAGAGATAGAAAAAACGGTTGATCATGTTATTCAAAGCGAACATTGTAATATTGACCCTGATGCAAAGATGGCCGTATTAAGGCTTTCCAAAGGAGATATGAGGAAAGCACTGAATATACTCCAGGCGTGCCATGCTGCCTACGATCATATTGATGTATCTGCTATCTATAATTGTGTAGGCCATCCTCACCCTTCCGatattgattattttttgaaatctatCATGAATGATGAATTCGTAATCGCTTTCAATA CCATTAGCTCAATCAAACAGCAAAAGGGTTTGGCCTTGCAAGACATTTTGACATGTATCTTTGAAGCACTAGACGAGCTTGAAATAAAACCAAAtgctaaaatttttattctgGATCAGCTTGCAACGATTGAACATCGAATGTCTTTTGGATGTTCTGAAAAAATACAGCTTTCAGCAATGATAGCGAGCATTAAAACTGGTGTTGATTTAGCAGCAAAGGTAAATTGA